aatcaacaaaaaaatcttctaaatcatttatttttcacgaaaaaaatAACTCTACAATTTTTAACCCAGTTCATTAAATATGAGTTAAAAATTGtcctataatttattttaataggTCTTAGGAAAATTCCCCCATATACTACACTTCACTCCTAAATTTTCGTTCTTCACTTTcctcaaaatatttaatttttttcctatttttttagtggaaagaaaggaaatattCCAATAACGGGACAAGCTAGTGCGCTTACATACGGTCAAACTATCAAAAGttgatttggaaagaaaatcatGTTGTTTCCCAGAGTCAGTTGACATTGATAGTAGGGGCAATGATCCCGCTTGACACGTTTACTTAGAttgattattttctcaaaaaataatttttaataaaatattttcttaataataattacttatgtttttttttaaataaatgaatcaaaaatattttcgtagttcacaaaaatatttagataaatttattattgataaatgaaaacatttttcatttgttaGTCATTCAAAACGACACAATcgataatttttagaaaaatattttttattttcacgaaataaaATGAGTATACTTTTATTTCGAAATGAGGCATTTTGTGAAAAGTCCCAGACATTTATAAGTGTTGGGGAGAGTCTTTAGATGTGTAGGTCCGTGAAATAGGCACCATATTCTTGGTGGATTTATAGAAAGTAGCAAATCTTCTTTCCAATTTTTGCACTCAAAAGATCAATGCCTTAAGGTTCGATCTAagattccatttttttctcgGAAAACGAAcggtttgaaaaatatattttttaaaaataattacttgtatcacttataaaaatgaataaatgaaaaatatttttgtctttatgaaaatgtttaaacataaattattatcaataatcaaaatatttttattgactaattatttcagaCGATACAAGCAATtaaattcatgaaaatgtttttaaaattattcaggGCCTacatgttttcattctttttttctgtttatgaacagaaaattttttttgttatcgggaacaaaaaagaacagtaaacgcgtttgtttgcgtttttgttcaaaatcagattttttgttctcggatcacaaaaagaacataaatgagaaacaaaaaaaatttgtttcttgctccGTAAacacttctttattttcttcttttcttcttcttctttttcttcttcttttctttagccGGTcatcggcctcggccatggccgtcgagggccggcgacctcgccggtggccgggcgagctcgagctcgccggatccaacgaggccgagcctcgccgggggccggtgacgctcggtctcgccgtggctgggcgacgctcggccttgccggcaagcctcgccgtgggccggcgaggcctcgtccCGTGGCCTCCGGGGCGAtcggccgaaagaagaaaaaataaaaaaaaaaggaaaaaaggaaaaaaaaaattaaaaattaaaagaaacaaaaaaagaataaaatctaccaaatgtgtttctattcattttttattcccagaacaaatttaccaaacgcatcttacgggtcaaaatTGTTCCGAAcaaaatatacttttttttttttatttctgtttcctggaacaatttttgaacagaaacgttaccaaatgcgccctcATTTTCCATTCAACTAACATAGCCTAAACGTACTTTCATAATCATTgtatccatatcttcttcaaagAGGCATAATCTTAATCAAGCAATTAAGTATCAATGAATTAAATACTCGAATGTCAACGAAAACATTTCTTATTTGATATGTTGATATCTAACCCTtctaattattcattgataCAATTAAGTAGATGTGACAAGCTGAATAGGTTCTTTGAAGGGCTTTTGTGTTCTCATCCTTCTTCGATCGCAGGAAATTTCTTCTAGCCGGTGGTTACAAACATGGACATCGTCCTTGtataaatttaattgtaaatAAATTGGGGAAGGAtcttcataaattttaatttgtcaatCATGCACCAAATCTCCTTCAACTAAAGAGGGAGGGAAATATGACCTTCTTGAGAAAGTGACGAACCATCCAGTGGAAGCTCATGTAAATGCAAAGAGcaggaagacaaaaaaaaaaaaaaatcataatttggaAGGTCAATTCGTTGAGGAGAAAATGCTTCTTGTGCTGACTTTGGTCTAGTGGCTTTGGTCTAGCAGAGCTCAGTGACTTGAACCAAAGCCAATTAACTAACATGGACAGGGAAAAGGAACAAACTTAGCCATTTATTGAACAAGCAAAAGCATCGCTTTTTTTATTCGACACTTGGTCTCAAATTGAATACGAGCACTGCTTACAGAGCGCTCAATTCTCCGGACAGTCGATCGACGACAACTTACACTTCCTCAAACGGGTAATTCTCGTATCTCATCCTACAATCATCAAGTTGAACCTGCCCTCCCATGGTGTACACGCACGAATTCTGCAGCCGGTACCTTGCGAAGTTCATGCGGACGTCACAGTCCGTCGGTGAGATCGTCCCGCTACAGGCCCCGAGGCCGTAGCGAGGCTTGAGATGTTCTGGGGGCTCTCATTGAGATACTTAAAACGCAAGCTCGACGTCTTGGCGACCAAATCCACAGTCACGTAGCCGACGGCTTGCCAATAAGGATCGTCGAGAGAGTACTTATCAGGACTGCAATATATGTCTTGCACCGTCGTGTCAGGATTTGCCCTAATAATGTAGAAAACGTGAAAGATTGCAAGAATCCAAACCAGGCTCCTCCCAATATTAGCCATGCATATATCCATCTTCGATTCGTCTCGTGCATCGATTTgggtttcgttttttttttttttttggacaataacGGAAACACTTCATTAAGCACTTGAAAATGAGAGTCCCAATACATGGGCGTCATTACATAGTAGATCTAACAAAGTTTGAGGAGGGGATGAAACCTAATTCATAGAAAAGCAATTGTTCCGGTGGGCTTTGGCTACCCAATCTGCCACAGAATTGGCCTGTCTTGAACAATGGGCTATTTGAACTTTTGTGAAGGCCTGCAATTTTTCCTTACACTTGCTGATTATAGGCTGAACTTCCCAACTTACCTGCTGTGAGCTGTTCATGGCTTTAACTAGTTGCGAACTGTCTGACTCAAAAAGAAGTACTTCGTGTCGATTAGGGAAGAAAAAGGTAAGGGCTTCCCACAAAGCTAGGGTTTCTGCCATTAAGGGGGAAGAGGCTCTTATTTCTTTAGCAACTCCTCCCAACAACCTCCCTTCCGAATCGCGGCTGATGCAAGCTATGGAATTCTTCAGCGAACCAGGTACATACGTTCCATCTATGTTGATCTTTAACACTCCAACTTGCGGTGGAATCCATTTCTGAGGTGTTTCACTTTCTGGGTTTACTGATGTATTAAGTTCGTGGGTTGTCCATACTGCAGCTTTTCGGATCTGGGGACTGATTCTGGGTTGTGGTCGCTGCAGTCCGCGTCGGGCTCTCCTCCATAAATCAGCGAAGCTTTCTTCTTCCGGCACATGGTTTTCCTGCCTCCGCTCCTCACCCTTCGGA
This region of Eucalyptus grandis isolate ANBG69807.140 chromosome 8, ASM1654582v1, whole genome shotgun sequence genomic DNA includes:
- the LOC120286602 gene encoding uncharacterized protein LOC120286602; this translates as MALTSCELSDSKRSTSCRLGKKKVRASHKARVSAIKGEEALISLATPPNNLPSESRLMQAMEFFSEPVRVGLSSINQRSFLLPAHGFPASAPHPSEDRDLSEETALRPARVHSFPKFLPLPFPLLEFGFAAHRAVSLSRLEAPESLGTALFAWIDGFVILRLAYSSVLPRQDDPTT